From Brachionichthys hirsutus isolate HB-005 chromosome 16, CSIRO-AGI_Bhir_v1, whole genome shotgun sequence, a single genomic window includes:
- the cacng5b gene encoding voltage-dependent calcium channel gamma-5 subunit isoform X2 has translation MSACGRKALTLLSSVFAISGLGLLGVAVSTDYWLYLEEGVIMPLNQSANIKTSLHSGLWRVCFLAGEESGRCFATAYIMPMNVRLMSETIVNMLKMIRSATPFPLVSLFFMFIGFVLNNIGHVRPHRTILAFVSGIFFILSGLALVVGLVLYISSINDEMLNRTKSSEAFFTYKYSWSFAFAAISFLLTESAGVLSVYLFMKRYTTEETYQPHRTSFYRPRLSNCSDHSSQFLHPEAWSRGQSPSDISSEASLQMCASYPALLKSPEYDGVSSSPC, from the exons ATGAGCGCATGTGGCAGGAAGGCCCTGACATTGTTGAGCAGCGTCTTTGCAATCAGTGGCCTGGGGCTGCTGGGGGTAGCAGTTAGCACTGACTACTGGCTGTACCTGGAGGAGGGCGTCATCATGCCTCTGAACCAGAGTGCCAACATCAAGACCTCGCTGCACTCGGGCCTCTGGAGAGTCTGCTTCCTGGCCG GTGAAGAGTCCGGTCGCTGCTTTGCCACCGCGTACATCATGCCTATGAATGTCCGTCTGATGTCAGAGACCATAGTGAACATGCTCA agatgATCCGCTCAGCCACTCCTTTCCCCCTGGTCAGCCTCTTCTTCATGTTCATCGGCTTTGTCCTCAACAACATCGGGCACGTCCGGCCACATCGCACCATCCTGGCATTtgtctctggcatcttcttcatcctctcag GGCTGGCGCTGGTGGTGGGTCTGGTCCTGTACATCTCGAGCATAAATGACGAAATGCTGAACAGGACGAAGAGCAGCGAGGCCTTTTTTACCTATAAGTACAGCTGGTCTTTTGCCTTTGCTGccatctccttcctcctgaCTGAG AGTGCCGGCGTCTTGTCCGTCTACCTGTTCATGAAGCGCTACACCACAGAGGAGACCTACCAGCCTCACCGCACCAGCTTCTACCGGCCTCGGCTGAGCAACTGCTCCGACCACTCCAGCCAGTTTCTCCACCCAGAGGCCTGGTCGCGGGGGCAAAGCCCCTCTGACATCTCAAGTGAAGCTTCTCTCCAGATGTGCGCCAGCTACCCGGCACTCCTCAAAAGCCCCGAATATGATGGAGTCTCATCTTCACCCTGCTGA
- the cacng5b gene encoding voltage-dependent calcium channel gamma-5 subunit isoform X1 has product MSACGRKALTLLSSVFAISGLGLLGVAVSTDYWLYLEEGVIMPLNQSANIKTSLHSGLWRVCFLAALSSLSSLSSLGEESGRCFATAYIMPMNVRLMSETIVNMLKMIRSATPFPLVSLFFMFIGFVLNNIGHVRPHRTILAFVSGIFFILSGLALVVGLVLYISSINDEMLNRTKSSEAFFTYKYSWSFAFAAISFLLTESAGVLSVYLFMKRYTTEETYQPHRTSFYRPRLSNCSDHSSQFLHPEAWSRGQSPSDISSEASLQMCASYPALLKSPEYDGVSSSPC; this is encoded by the exons ATGAGCGCATGTGGCAGGAAGGCCCTGACATTGTTGAGCAGCGTCTTTGCAATCAGTGGCCTGGGGCTGCTGGGGGTAGCAGTTAGCACTGACTACTGGCTGTACCTGGAGGAGGGCGTCATCATGCCTCTGAACCAGAGTGCCAACATCAAGACCTCGCTGCACTCGGGCCTCTGGAGAGTCTGCTTCCTGGCCG CTCTCTCTTCATTGTCTTCTCTATCCTCTTTAGGTGAAGAGTCCGGTCGCTGCTTTGCCACCGCGTACATCATGCCTATGAATGTCCGTCTGATGTCAGAGACCATAGTGAACATGCTCA agatgATCCGCTCAGCCACTCCTTTCCCCCTGGTCAGCCTCTTCTTCATGTTCATCGGCTTTGTCCTCAACAACATCGGGCACGTCCGGCCACATCGCACCATCCTGGCATTtgtctctggcatcttcttcatcctctcag GGCTGGCGCTGGTGGTGGGTCTGGTCCTGTACATCTCGAGCATAAATGACGAAATGCTGAACAGGACGAAGAGCAGCGAGGCCTTTTTTACCTATAAGTACAGCTGGTCTTTTGCCTTTGCTGccatctccttcctcctgaCTGAG AGTGCCGGCGTCTTGTCCGTCTACCTGTTCATGAAGCGCTACACCACAGAGGAGACCTACCAGCCTCACCGCACCAGCTTCTACCGGCCTCGGCTGAGCAACTGCTCCGACCACTCCAGCCAGTTTCTCCACCCAGAGGCCTGGTCGCGGGGGCAAAGCCCCTCTGACATCTCAAGTGAAGCTTCTCTCCAGATGTGCGCCAGCTACCCGGCACTCCTCAAAAGCCCCGAATATGATGGAGTCTCATCTTCACCCTGCTGA